The genomic window GCTGCTGGACAAAAACACAAAAACGGTTTTCAAATACGGCACCCCGGAAACCGTGATCACCCGGGACAATATCCGGGCCGTATACCACACCGATGTGGTGGTGGCGCCCAATCCCCATTCCGGGCGGCCCGGTATTTTCATTAAAACCGATTCACAGGAAAGCATATCCCCATGATTCTTTTATTCACCCATGGCGGATTTTTGATGTATCCGCTGCTTTTATGCTCTGTCATCGCTTTGACCTTAATCATTGAACGCACCATTTTCTGGGTAACTTCCGGCATTGACCGGGACAGGCCCCTTATGGACCGGGTGCTGGAACTGTCTGCTGAAGAAAACTGGGAGGAAATCCGAAAGGCCACCCAGGGATCAAAAAACAGCGTGGTCCGGGTTTTGATCAGCGGGATTCTTCACCGGGACTATTCCCCGGTTAAAGCCATGGAATCAGCCGCTGCAGATGAAATCTATAAAATGCGCCGTTTCATGGGCGCCTTGGACACCATCATCACCATTGCCCCGTTGCTGGGTATACTGGGAACCGTGGTGGGCATCATTGAATCCTTTGACATGCTCGGAGCTTCGGGGATCGAAGATCCCATGGCCGTGACCGGCGGGATTGCCAAGGCCCTGATCACCACGGCATCCGGCCTGACCATTGCCATTGTCACCGTGTTTCCCTATAATTTTTTCAATGCCCGCATTGAACGGGCTGCCCAGATCATTGAAAAATATGCCACCAGTTTTGAGATCATGCATGAACGGCAAATGACCCAATTTGACCCCTGCCGGGAAGACACCCATGAAAATTAACCTGCCCGCACCCG from Desulfotignum phosphitoxidans DSM 13687 includes these protein-coding regions:
- a CDS encoding MotA/TolQ/ExbB proton channel family protein → MILLFTHGGFLMYPLLLCSVIALTLIIERTIFWVTSGIDRDRPLMDRVLELSAEENWEEIRKATQGSKNSVVRVLISGILHRDYSPVKAMESAAADEIYKMRRFMGALDTIITIAPLLGILGTVVGIIESFDMLGASGIEDPMAVTGGIAKALITTASGLTIAIVTVFPYNFFNARIERAAQIIEKYATSFEIMHERQMTQFDPCREDTHEN